The sequence TACAGCTCCACCGCTGTCTTAAATAGCTTTTGATGCGCCGTCTTGTAAAAACACGATTCGTCTAAAATCTCAATCGCCTTTCCCACAGCATCTCGTTCCAAAAACATGGCGCCCAGCACCGCCATCTCGGCCTCGATGTCTTGCGGCGGTAGCCGTTGTATCTTTGCCTCTTCTTTCCTCACTACTTCCATGGTGATTCACCCACTCTCTCCAACAATCCTTCCGTGCTGTTCGCCTGCTCAGGCTATCATTCTCACCACAATGCTTCAAATCTTATGCCATGCTGAACCGAGATATATAGCGTTTTTCTATGAATTTCCCTGAAATAGTTTCTGAAACAATTGCACATCTTCCCAGGTTCCCCGTTTCAGCGCTGGATTTCGCAACAATGCTGCTGGATGATAGGTCACTACAGCTTGCGCATCCCTCAGTTGATAAACCTTCCCGCGCAAATTGGTCAAAGGTTCATCAGTTTTCAGTAAACTTCCAGCCGCAATCCGTCCCAACAGCAAAATAAATTTCGGCTCGATGATTTCTATTTGCCTCGTTAAAATATAACTACAAGCCTCACACTCTTCTGGCAATGGATCTCGATTATTGGGCGGACGACATTTCACCACATTGGTGATAAAAATGCCCTGCCGCGACAAATTAATTGCAGCCAAAATGCGATCCAATAGCTGACCAGCACTGCCGACGAACGGCTTCCCTTGTTGATCTTCATGAAACCCTGGGGCTTCGCCAATTAACAGGATCGAAGAATTGGGATTGCCGCTGCCAAATACCAACCGGGTTCTATGACGCGCTAAACCGCACTTTTGACAATCCTTCACTTCGTAGTAGAACTTTAACAGGGTATCTCGTCGGGAAGGGGCAGTTGCTTCGGGCACCATCGGCTGAGCCGATCGCACGTAGATTTCATCGCCATAAAGTTCCTGCTGGCTGCGCAAGTAGCGCCTTAACTCCTCCAGCAAATTGATGATCCCTTGTTGAAGCGGATGTTCCATTCCTCTAATCACCTTTCTCTGGGTCCGCGACAAAAGCAACTTCAGCAATTGAAAAATCAACCCCTACCAAAGACTCTTTCAATGCCTATACAAAAATTCAAGCGTCAGTTTTGTCACCCTCCACAAGATTCACTACAATGAATTTCCCAAAGCTCTTCCCAGTTTTACTCGTCTTCAATCATTACTGGATTCTTCACAAAGTGGAAAATGCCAACCTCTCACAACAACAGCTACCCATCATTTTCGCACCTCGATCATCCGGATCACCCGAGCTAAAATCTGTTGTGCGACCTGATGTTTCGTCATGAGTGGCAGCTCTTCGCTGCCGCCGGCTGCGTCAAGTAGCGTCACCCGATTGGTATCTGTGCCAAATCCTGCTCCGGGTAAAAGCGGGTTATTTACAACTATTAGATCGAGTCTTTTTTCGATCAACTTTTCTCGAGCATGTTCAAGTTCGTGTTCGGTCTCAACCGCAAATCCAACTAAGATCTGATTCTGCTTAGTGCGACCAAGTTCTTTTAGAATATCTCGGGTTCTTACCAACCGAAGCGACCCGGCAATATCACTCTTTTTTATTTTTTGCAGTGAATATTGTTCGGGCTTAAAATCAGCAACTGCCGCTGCCATGATAATGACATCTTGCTGTGATGCAGCCCCCAAAACAGCATCGGCCATTTGATCTGCGGTTTGGACCGAAACATAGTTGACAAAAACGGGCGCTCGGAGCTGATTTGGTCCGCTGATCAGCGTCACCTCTGCCCCGTTCAATGCTGCCATTTCTGCAATGGCGAATCCCATTTTGCCAGTGGATCGATTGGTGATGAAACGGACTGGATCGAGTGGTTCTTCTGTTCTGCCAGCGGTGACCAAAATTTTCTTGCCAGCCAACCGATGAGTTCCTAACACCACCATTTTGATCTTATCAATGATAGCTGGAATATCGGCTAACCGTCCCCAACCGATTTCACCGCAAGCAAGTTCCCCAGAACCAGGAGGCACGATGTGATACCCTTTCTTAACGAGTTGATCAATGTTTTGCTGGACGATGGTGTTTTGGTACATTTCCTTGTTCATGGCTGGACAGAAAATCACTGGACTCGTGGTCGCCATCACCAAAGTGGTCAATAAATTATCTGCCAGGCCGACGGCAATTTTGCCAATGGTATTCGCGGTGGCTGGGCAAATGACAATCACATCTGCCCAACGTGCCGCCTCAATGTGAATCGTCCCTGCCCCGGCGTCTTGGCTGCCAAACATCTCGCTCAGCACTGGGTGTTCAGATAGCGTCGCAAAAGTCAATGGAGTAACAAATTCAGTGGCAGCGCGCGTCATGACCACTCGCACCACAGCCCCGTGACGCTTTAGCTCGCGAATTAGCTCCGCAGTCTTATAGGCAGCGATGCCTCCCGTCACACCCACCAGTATTTTGGCCCCAGAGAGCATTATCAATTCTCACGTTCTTCCATCTCAGGTTCCAAGCCATAATCCCACTTAATTTTCCCAGCTAACATCTCTTGGATCGCCTGTTCCGTGGGCTTGGGCAGTTTGAGGACCTTCTTCTTGGTCGCTTCTGGTTCTTCAGTTTCGCGCATTTCCTCATCATCGTCATAATCATCGACCGAATCATCCATCTGAGTCTCTACATCGATCAATCGCTTCTGTTCCTCGTTAATCTGTCGTGCTCGCTTTGCGATCACTATAATCGCCTCATAAATATTATTGCTCAACTTCTCTAATTCGTTCAACGGAAGTGTGCTGGACATTTTTTAAAACCTCCTGCGCATTTAATGAATTTGTCCTGATATGTTATTTTGGCAATCCAATTTGGCTTACCACTCAAAATCTCGAATCAATGTCTTGCTAAAACTCATCCTCATTCAAAATCTTTGCCTCGCTTTCATATGAATATCAGATAATCCCCATCTATATCTTTCTCCATTCCTGTATTTTTAGTGCATAAAACTTTAACCTTGCCCATCAACTTGCAAAAGATCAACCGCCAACCGAATTTTTTTATCCGCCTCGTCTATCGATAGATGGTCGAAATGAAGTTGATCATCGTTCAAAATCAGAATTTCACAACCCCTGCTTTATGGTTATAGACTTGAACTCCTATCCGTACTCAAACCCAGAACCCGACAAGCCACAGCCTCTCATCTCCCTCAATTTTCAGGAAAGGATCAGAGTGAAGCCAAAGAGTCAAATTTTCAATCACCATCTCACTGCGCTATGATTATTAATCCAAAAGAAAATCTTTAGCTCCCCTTTTCATGTCAAAGCTCATCTCATTGCGCTAGGGCATCAGATTTCTGTTTCGAAAAATTATCGATGATTTCAAGCACTTGCGCTACGGTCGTATCCAAATCTTGGTTTACTACGACATAATCGAACAACCGGGCCTTTTCCATCTCCATCGGGATCCGTTGCAGCCGGGTGTTAATCTCCTCGGCTGAATCAGTGTTGCGACTTTTTAGCCGCTGGATTAACGTTTCAATCGAAGGCGGCGCAAGAAAGATGGTGAGCGTCTGTTCTGGCAAAACTTTGGCGACCTTTAGAGCACCATTCACGTCAATATCAAAAAGAATGTGCTTCCCTTTCTTTAAACAGGAGTCAATATAATCTCGGGGCGTACCATAAAGATGACCATGAACCGATTCCCACTCTAAAAATTTTCCATTCTCGATCCCCTGCCGAAATTCTGACTCTGTCATAAAGAAATAGTCTTTTCCATCGATCTCGCCAGGGCGCGGTTTTCGGGTGGTTGCTGAGATAGAATAAACAAATCTCTCGGGATCGCGCGCTAATATTTTTTGGATGACAGAAGTTTTACCTCCTCCAGATGGAGATGATAAAATAATCAATAATCCCTGCATTTGTCCCGCCGATCATTCACCTGGCTCTGCGCCATTGGTTCGACCAGTCAGCTCATGAATCCGATGCACAATGGTATCAGGCAGATTTGCCGATAACACAATATGATCGCTACTCGTGATGATCACCGATTTGGTCTTTTTGCCCATAGTAGCGTCAACCAATTTCCCATTCTCTCGAGCATTTGTAATCATATTTTTAATCGGCTTTGAATTTGGTGCTATGATGGACACAATCTGATCTAGATTCACGTAGTTCTTGAAACCAATACTGATCATCATTGTTTTCTTCCACAACTTTGAATTCCACGGTTCATGTGATTGAAGCGATCTATTGATCTACTCATTTATCAGCGTGGCAGCGCCCAGATAATCCCCTCCACCAGACGAATCAGTCTGGAGGGAAATTCTCGAGCCGCAAAAACGATCAGCCTCTCAACAGCAGGGACATTATTTCCTGATTCGATGCATTTCACTTGCAACATCGCGCCCCAAATTATCCCCTCCAACCACATGCCAACACCGAATCGCTGCTGGACCTCTGCACAGCACTACTCGATGTTCTGCACCTGCTCTCTGATTTTCTCCACTTCTTCCTTGATCTCTACCACAAGATGGGCGATATCTGCATGATTGGCTTTGGCACCGATGGTATTTGCCTCCCGAGTCATCTCTTGAAGCAAAAAATTAAGTTTCCGACCGACCACATCTTCCGACACCATCACATCGAGAAACATCTTATTATGGCTGTGAAATCGAACGCATTCTTCAGTCACATCAATTCGATTGATCATCAATGCGATTTCGGTCTCCAATCGCGCCTCATCAACCCCTTCGATCGGCAGAATGGCCTGAATCTGTTGGCGCAGCTTGGCTAATTCTTCTCCCATCCGACTTGATGAAATTGCCTCGATCTGAGCAATACGTTTATCCAGCAGTTGAATTCTACCTTCAAGATCCTTGGCTAGTTCCTGACCCTCGCGACGCCGCATTTCTTGCAAATTCTCCATCGCAATGATTATCGCTTGCTCGATCGCGTGCCAAATAGCTTCATTAGCCCCTGCTCCCTCTTCATAGCTAATTATATCTGGAAATTGGAGCAAGTGCTCTAACTTGATCCTTCCCCGAATCTTGAATTCTTTTTTTAATTGCTGAAGCAATTTCCAATAAACTCGGGCTGGCTCGCGGTTGATTACCAGTCCCGCACCATTCTCTTCAGTGTTGAGTTTTAGCCCAACATAAACATTGATCCGGCCGCGCGTCACATAATTTCGAATGATGTTCTTGACCTCTTGCTCATAATGAAAGTAGTTGCGCGGCAATTTCATCTGGACGTCAAGAAATCTGTTATTAACCGAGCGAACTTCTGCCACAATCTCACATTCTTCATTCTTCACCTCGCCTCGGCCATAACCAGTCATACTAACAATCATATTTTAGCCGTTGTCTATCATCAATAATAAATAACAAATTAAATTTAGTGCTAAGTATACAAATTTTTTTTGAATTTGTCAAATCTTTTTTTGAGCTTTTCTTTTTTTTTCTAAAGGGTTATCTTCCGGCCCACAAAGAAAAAAGGTCTTTATTAAGACCTTTTCATCATTCCAGACACCACATATAGTAGCTGAAATCGTTCCGGATTCTATTAGGGGAGCAATTCTGCAATCAGAGACTGGTGAGCGAAAAATTTTTTATTTCACCTGAAATTCCAGCAAACCAAATAAAATGCAAAAATCGCTCCCATAAAACCGATACCCAGGTACAGAACCGATCTCTAGAGATTCATCTTTCGGATGATTTCGGTTTTTTATGGGCAACCATTTCTGGTAGATTAGGAGCTTAATTCTACAAATTCAATTCCCAGGGACCTCCTTATTTAACTTTGCGGATGTCTTCAGACAATGAATAGATTATAGAAAGTAATGGAGCAATGAAAAAACTTAGATCACCACATCAATTCACCTGTTTATTATTCAATCTTGGCATCGTTTGTATGTTTTGATCAAAGCTATCATTATAAGCGCTTTTTCAGCACGCAAGATCAGTTTATTTGCGTCGGAATTTTTGTTCCTCAAGTGTCAAAATTAAGGAGATGCGATGCGTGTTCCCAAGATCCTGGTGGCTTAGAAACGCGTAGTCGACATTGAGCCGGGGAAGCTTAATCCCTATACCAGCGGTAAAATGACCAATGTCCCAGCCCGCTCGCATAGCAAGCATTTGTCGAAATCGATATTCGGCGCCGATATGGAAATCAAAACTCGTTGGTCCCAGATGTGATTGTGCTGCATAGCGACGATTCTCGAATCGCACATCGATATCGACGGCAGGGATAATTTGGCCAGAAATGATTTTGTTCGTCCAGAAATAGGCAATCCCTAATTTCGCTGTTGGAATAATTGCCTCCTGCCGACCAGTGTCCCACACCAGCAAAGTTGTAGTGAGATCTTGCAAATTGAAACCTACATTCAAATTCGGCAGCGCTCGCCAGAGACCAGCAATATCAAATCCCATGCCCCACGCGGAATTTTCACCGATGCCCTTATGCAACATTTTCACATTACCGCCATAATAGAAATTTTCACTGTGTCGAATGCCATAGCTCAAATAGATTGCATATTGGGCCGAATTGAAATAAAAAATTTTATTGGCATCAATGGTTTCCGTTGGATCGATTTTGCCATTCCCTTCGCCTGGATCGCCTGTATTAGGAATGCCATCGAGGCCATAATCGAGAAGCGCGTCCGTGGTATTGGGAATATCATCCACCGCCAATCGGATCAACGATAGCGAGATGCCGCTCAAGGTTCGCATAGGGAGCGAGACAGCAGCGTAGTTATAATTCACCATCCTTGCAAATTGCTCTGCGTACATGCCCGCTAATTGAGGGTATTCGAGCTTTGCAAGGGCGGCCGGGTTCCAATATCCAGCGGTTATATCCTCGGATATGGCCACAAAAGTACCCCCCATGCCCAATGCTCTTGCCCCAACCCCAATAGACATGAACTCGCCGGCATATTTCGCTTTCACAATTTTCCCTGCTATACTGCTCATCGGATTGAACAGCAACAAAACCAAGATTAATGACAAGATCCGCATATTTAATTCTCGCTGATTAGCTTTTTCAGTTCATACAATTTATTCAATGCATCGATTGGGGTGAGACGATTGACATCGAGCTTCTTGATTTCCTCCACCAATTGTTGTTGTTGCTGGGCAAAGAAATCGAGTTGAAGCTTTGCTTCTGGATGTTTTTTGTTCTGGTAATGGCGCGCCAGCCGCGGCATTTCATTCGGGGTCAACTCATCGGCTTCAAGGTTGGCCAACACCTCTTTGGCTCGCTGTATTACCTCTTTCGGCAGGCCAGCTAATTGAGCAACTTGAATGCCGTAGCTGTGATCGCATCCCCCTGGGACGATCTTCCGAATGAAGATTACCTTGTCCCCCCATTCCTTGACCGCTACATTGTAGTTTTTTACACGTGGGAGTATCAGAGCAAGTTCCGTTAATTCATGGTAATGGGTAGCGAACAACGTTTTAGCAGCGACGCTTGAGTGATTGTGCAAATACTCAGTCACCGACCACGCGATCGATAATCCATCGAATGTGCTGGTTCCGCGGCCGATTTCATCCAGCAAAATAAGACTTTTCGGGCTCGCATTATTTAAGATATTGGCGGTCTCGTTCATCTCCATCAGAAACGTGCTTTCGCCACCAGCTAAATTGTCCGAAGCCCCCACGCGGGTAAAGATTTTATCCACCAGCCCGATCTTCGCATGACTGGCTGGGACAAAGCTGCCCATCTGGGCCATGAGGACGATCAGCCCTACCTGGCGAAGGTAGGTTGATTTGCCCGCCATATTTGGGCCGGTAATGATCCAAATTTGATCGGTCGTGTTGTTCAAATGGACGTCATTTGGCACGAATGATTGGCCTGCTGGGAGCAATTTCTCCACCACAGGATGACGACCATCCTTGATGACGATCTCATCATCGGTCGTAATGATCGGTTTGCAATAGTGATTATCACGTGCCACTTGAGCCAGATTCAACAGGCAGTCTAATTCGCCAAGCAGCGTCGCATTCTGTTGAATAGCTTTTACGTTTTGCGCCACCAATTGCCGCACCTGATCGAATAGCTCAAATTCAAGATTGATGATTTTTTCTTCGGCGCCGAGCACTTGTTCTTCATATTCTTTTAACGCTGGGGTGATGAAACGTTCAGCGTTGACGAGAGTTTGTTTCCGAATATACTCATTTGGGATTTTGGCCAAATGAGGATTGGTCACTTCGATATAGTAACCGAATACTTTGTTGTAATTCACTTTTAAAGATGGAATGCCAGTGCGTTCGCGCTCCGAAGCTTGGAGCCGGGCGATCCAATCCTTTCCCGAAAAAGCGATCTCGCGCAATCGGTCCAGTTCCGCATGATACCCCGTACGGATCAATCCACCTTCTGTGGTTGCCAGAGGTGGATCATCGACAATCGCCCGTTCGATCTCATCAACTACGGCGTCAAGCGGTTGTAAGTGTTCGCGAATGTGGACCGCATATTCCGACTCTGCAGGTGCCAGCTTTGCCTGAAATTCCGGCACGAGCTTCAGGGCAGATTTCAACGAGATCAGATCCCGAGCATTAGCGCGGTTCGTGGTTACACGGGAAACCAGCCGCTCCAGATCGCCCAATTTCCCAAGCAGCTCCCTCAAATCCTGCCGCATGCGATCGTTTTGGTAGAACTCCTCTACAGCGTTCAAGCGGTATTCGATCGGTTTCTGCTGGTTGAGTGGGTTGAGCATCCAATTCACTAAGCGTCGGCCTCCCATCGCGGTCTTGGTGCGATCCAATACTGAAATCAATGTCCCTCGCTGATCCCGCTGCGTCAAGGACTGTACGAGCTCAAGATTGCGCTGGGTCGTCGGATCCAATGTCAGGTAATCGGAATTGTAGCGTCTTTTGAGTTGAGTAATATGTCCCAGTTGATTTTTTTGGTTCTCTTTGAGATAATGTAGAATCGCCCCAGCCGCAGCAATGCCTGCATCCAGGTCCTCGCACCCAAAACCTTTCAGCGATGCAGTTTTAAAATGCTCAGTTAAAATTTCATACCCATAATCGCGGCTGAAAATCCAATCCTCCCTGGCAGTAAAAAATACATTTTCTGCGTTCAAGATTTTGGTTGCATAAAGGAGCTGCGTCTCTGCTACTACGATCTCAGCGGGATAAAGCGATAGCACCTGTTCTCGCATTTTCTCCTTGGGGAATTCGGTCACAAAGAATTCCCCAGTTGTCACGTCCACTGCTGCCATACCACAAATCTCTTTCGCGAATGCCAGAGCTACCAGATAATTGTTACGATTGGAAACCAGCAGTTCATCGGAAAACGTGGTCCCTGGAGTAACTATCTCCACCACATCGCGTCGGACAATAGTTTTGGCGGTTTTCGGATCTTCCACCTGTTCGCAGATTGCCACCCGATATCCTGCTTTGATCATCTTAGTGAGGTAGTTATCGAGCGCATGATACGGGAACCCTGCCAAAGGAACATCCGCGGCTTTGCCATGAGCCCGCGAAGTCAGGGTGATTCCCAACACCTGCGAAGCAATCTTGGCATCCTCATAGAACATCTCATAAAAATCGCCCATCCGAAAAAACAAAATGGCGTTTTTATGTTTCGCCTTAATGGCAAGATACTGTTCGAGGAGCGGCGTTGTGCTGGAATTAGCTTTCATATAAAAGTACGATCAAATCCTCTCAATATGACTCTCTGCAAAGCCGAGAACTATTGATTAAACAAAATTAATTCTAGGAGGTCGAGATGAAGAAAAAAATCAAAGAATTCATTAAAAATAAATCCTGATTCTTTCCTCGTTTTATCTGGTAATGCTTCCCGAATCCTATCTCTGGGATTTCTTTATTCAATGCATTTTAAAATTTCATCTGATGAAAATATTGGATCATCTTAATTCAGTGGGATCAAAGACCGCCTTTCACAGAAATGCTTTTGCATGGGATGATCGGAAACGAAAACTCATTTAGTGAACAAATCATTTGAGCCATCCTATTCTAAACGGTGCGCCGATCTACCCCCCAGTTCAATTTGGCGCGCAACAGATC comes from candidate division KSB1 bacterium and encodes:
- a CDS encoding uracil-DNA glycosylase: MEHPLQQGIINLLEELRRYLRSQQELYGDEIYVRSAQPMVPEATAPSRRDTLLKFYYEVKDCQKCGLARHRTRLVFGSGNPNSSILLIGEAPGFHEDQQGKPFVGSAGQLLDRILAAINLSRQGIFITNVVKCRPPNNRDPLPEECEACSYILTRQIEIIEPKFILLLGRIAAGSLLKTDEPLTNLRGKVYQLRDAQAVVTYHPAALLRNPALKRGTWEDVQLFQKLFQGNS
- the coaBC gene encoding bifunctional phosphopantothenoylcysteine decarboxylase/phosphopantothenate--cysteine ligase CoaBC — translated: MLSGAKILVGVTGGIAAYKTAELIRELKRHGAVVRVVMTRAATEFVTPLTFATLSEHPVLSEMFGSQDAGAGTIHIEAARWADVIVICPATANTIGKIAVGLADNLLTTLVMATTSPVIFCPAMNKEMYQNTIVQQNIDQLVKKGYHIVPPGSGELACGEIGWGRLADIPAIIDKIKMVVLGTHRLAGKKILVTAGRTEEPLDPVRFITNRSTGKMGFAIAEMAALNGAEVTLISGPNQLRAPVFVNYVSVQTADQMADAVLGAASQQDVIIMAAAVADFKPEQYSLQKIKKSDIAGSLRLVRTRDILKELGRTKQNQILVGFAVETEHELEHAREKLIEKRLDLIVVNNPLLPGAGFGTDTNRVTLLDAAGGSEELPLMTKHQVAQQILARVIRMIEVRK
- a CDS encoding DNA-directed RNA polymerase subunit omega, which encodes MSSTLPLNELEKLSNNIYEAIIVIAKRARQINEEQKRLIDVETQMDDSVDDYDDDEEMRETEEPEATKKKVLKLPKPTEQAIQEMLAGKIKWDYGLEPEMEEREN
- the gmk gene encoding guanylate kinase — translated: MQGLLIILSSPSGGGKTSVIQKILARDPERFVYSISATTRKPRPGEIDGKDYFFMTESEFRQGIENGKFLEWESVHGHLYGTPRDYIDSCLKKGKHILFDIDVNGALKVAKVLPEQTLTIFLAPPSIETLIQRLKSRNTDSAEEINTRLQRIPMEMEKARLFDYVVVNQDLDTTVAQVLEIIDNFSKQKSDALAQ
- a CDS encoding DUF370 domain-containing protein, whose translation is MMISIGFKNYVNLDQIVSIIAPNSKPIKNMITNARENGKLVDATMGKKTKSVIITSSDHIVLSANLPDTIVHRIHELTGRTNGAEPGE
- a CDS encoding YicC family protein, yielding MTGYGRGEVKNEECEIVAEVRSVNNRFLDVQMKLPRNYFHYEQEVKNIIRNYVTRGRINVYVGLKLNTEENGAGLVINREPARVYWKLLQQLKKEFKIRGRIKLEHLLQFPDIISYEEGAGANEAIWHAIEQAIIIAMENLQEMRRREGQELAKDLEGRIQLLDKRIAQIEAISSSRMGEELAKLRQQIQAILPIEGVDEARLETEIALMINRIDVTEECVRFHSHNKMFLDVMVSEDVVGRKLNFLLQEMTREANTIGAKANHADIAHLVVEIKEEVEKIREQVQNIE
- the mutS gene encoding DNA mismatch repair protein MutS, whose amino-acid sequence is MKANSSTTPLLEQYLAIKAKHKNAILFFRMGDFYEMFYEDAKIASQVLGITLTSRAHGKAADVPLAGFPYHALDNYLTKMIKAGYRVAICEQVEDPKTAKTIVRRDVVEIVTPGTTFSDELLVSNRNNYLVALAFAKEICGMAAVDVTTGEFFVTEFPKEKMREQVLSLYPAEIVVAETQLLYATKILNAENVFFTAREDWIFSRDYGYEILTEHFKTASLKGFGCEDLDAGIAAAGAILHYLKENQKNQLGHITQLKRRYNSDYLTLDPTTQRNLELVQSLTQRDQRGTLISVLDRTKTAMGGRRLVNWMLNPLNQQKPIEYRLNAVEEFYQNDRMRQDLRELLGKLGDLERLVSRVTTNRANARDLISLKSALKLVPEFQAKLAPAESEYAVHIREHLQPLDAVVDEIERAIVDDPPLATTEGGLIRTGYHAELDRLREIAFSGKDWIARLQASERERTGIPSLKVNYNKVFGYYIEVTNPHLAKIPNEYIRKQTLVNAERFITPALKEYEEQVLGAEEKIINLEFELFDQVRQLVAQNVKAIQQNATLLGELDCLLNLAQVARDNHYCKPIITTDDEIVIKDGRHPVVEKLLPAGQSFVPNDVHLNNTTDQIWIITGPNMAGKSTYLRQVGLIVLMAQMGSFVPASHAKIGLVDKIFTRVGASDNLAGGESTFLMEMNETANILNNASPKSLILLDEIGRGTSTFDGLSIAWSVTEYLHNHSSVAAKTLFATHYHELTELALILPRVKNYNVAVKEWGDKVIFIRKIVPGGCDHSYGIQVAQLAGLPKEVIQRAKEVLANLEADELTPNEMPRLARHYQNKKHPEAKLQLDFFAQQQQQLVEEIKKLDVNRLTPIDALNKLYELKKLISEN